One genomic region from Erythrobacter mangrovi encodes:
- a CDS encoding S9 family peptidase: MSFRLFLSGWLLLALAVPAIAAPTRPMTADDVLRLETVSSVEISPDGSTVIVTTARMPDVLRGEPNGPFKRRLRHAAGPDDLRDLLPPGMSVTSLGFSPDGQVISFLWAAEGERLAVWGVPRAGGTYRKLAEIGDGNVLAYAWAADGSTLWLIASAAVDRQRELLNQVGFDAVVHEEEPQLNRLFSVRVGDTPDPAPREVAVPGYISALKLLPDGRTAILLSAPSPLVDDSYTSRRALVIDLASGEILRELPTPTKLGDVELSPDGRQLAMIGGIDSSDPDATTLQLADVSTGTLVALNAGAAEAAIDSEWLEDGRLAVIIHEGVHSVLRIYDGTRAAREIDGGDLVLAEIKTGGGRIFVEGSNAHHPNEMFELRDGKFLRWTHHNAWLDELAFGRQRVFRYKARDGQKIEGILIEPVGGIPAGGAPLIIDVHGGPEQHETGGWNTGYSAPGQVAAGRGYAVFLPNYRGSTGYGIDFARQHQGRYTDPEFTDLVDAKRALVAAGIADPQRVGMTGGSYGGYATAWAATAQSEEFVAGVMFVGISNQVSKFGTTDIPHEMRNVHALAWPWDDWQGMLEISPIYYTDRAKTPLLIMHGTEDERVPPGQALELYRAIKVRQPETPLRLVFYPGEGHGNSRAAARYDYNLRMIQWFDAYLKTGDRKAPLPSPSLGLVATPAARPNEPAQPQAIADDTQLP; the protein is encoded by the coding sequence ATGTCGTTCCGCTTATTCCTGTCTGGCTGGTTGCTGCTGGCTCTGGCGGTTCCCGCGATTGCAGCACCGACCCGCCCGATGACTGCGGATGACGTCTTGCGGCTGGAAACGGTCAGCTCGGTCGAAATCTCTCCCGACGGCTCCACGGTCATAGTGACGACTGCGCGGATGCCCGATGTCCTGCGTGGTGAGCCAAACGGGCCCTTCAAACGTCGGCTCCGCCACGCTGCCGGCCCCGATGATCTGCGCGACCTCCTGCCGCCGGGCATGAGCGTGACGAGCCTGGGCTTTTCCCCCGACGGGCAGGTCATCAGCTTCCTGTGGGCGGCAGAGGGCGAGCGATTGGCCGTCTGGGGAGTTCCCCGCGCTGGAGGCACGTATCGCAAGCTCGCCGAGATCGGCGACGGAAATGTTCTAGCCTATGCCTGGGCCGCAGACGGCAGCACCTTGTGGCTGATCGCCAGTGCTGCGGTGGACAGGCAGCGCGAGCTGCTCAACCAAGTCGGGTTCGATGCTGTGGTCCATGAGGAAGAACCGCAGCTGAATCGCCTCTTCTCGGTGCGGGTGGGCGATACGCCCGACCCTGCGCCGCGCGAAGTTGCCGTGCCCGGGTATATCAGCGCGTTGAAGCTTCTGCCCGATGGCCGGACAGCAATCTTGCTTAGCGCGCCCTCCCCACTGGTGGACGATAGCTACACCAGCCGCAGGGCGCTTGTGATCGACCTCGCCAGCGGAGAGATCCTGCGCGAATTGCCTACGCCGACCAAGCTCGGCGATGTGGAGCTTTCGCCGGATGGTCGGCAGCTGGCGATGATCGGCGGGATCGATTCCAGCGACCCCGATGCGACGACGTTGCAACTGGCCGACGTCTCGACCGGCACGCTCGTGGCGCTCAATGCCGGCGCGGCCGAGGCGGCCATCGACAGCGAATGGCTCGAGGACGGGCGATTGGCGGTCATCATTCACGAGGGTGTGCATTCGGTGCTGCGGATTTATGACGGCACTCGCGCCGCACGTGAGATCGATGGCGGCGATCTGGTGCTCGCCGAGATCAAGACGGGCGGTGGCCGGATCTTCGTCGAAGGCAGCAATGCCCACCATCCCAACGAGATGTTCGAACTGCGGGATGGCAAATTCCTGCGTTGGACACACCACAACGCCTGGCTCGACGAGTTGGCCTTCGGGCGCCAGCGCGTGTTCCGCTACAAGGCGCGCGACGGCCAGAAAATCGAAGGGATCCTGATCGAGCCGGTCGGCGGAATACCCGCGGGCGGTGCACCGCTCATCATCGACGTGCATGGCGGACCCGAGCAGCACGAAACCGGAGGCTGGAACACCGGATACAGCGCTCCGGGACAGGTCGCCGCCGGACGCGGGTATGCAGTCTTCCTTCCCAACTATCGCGGTTCGACCGGATACGGCATCGATTTCGCGCGCCAACACCAGGGTCGTTATACCGACCCCGAGTTCACTGACCTGGTGGACGCCAAGCGCGCGCTGGTCGCGGCCGGCATCGCCGACCCCCAGCGGGTCGGCATGACCGGGGGTTCCTACGGCGGCTATGCCACCGCCTGGGCCGCGACCGCACAATCGGAGGAGTTCGTCGCTGGGGTCATGTTCGTCGGCATTTCCAACCAGGTCTCCAAATTCGGGACCACCGACATTCCGCATGAAATGCGCAACGTACACGCGCTCGCCTGGCCCTGGGACGACTGGCAGGGAATGCTCGAAATCAGCCCGATCTATTACACCGACCGCGCCAAGACGCCGCTGCTGATCATGCACGGGACCGAGGATGAACGGGTCCCGCCTGGGCAGGCCCTGGAACTCTATCGCGCCATAAAGGTGCGCCAGCCCGAAACCCCGCTGCGGCTGGTATTCTATCCGGGCGAAGGGCACGGCAATAGCAGGGCCGCCGCGCGCTACGACTACAATCTCAGGATGATCCAGTGGTTCGACGCCTATCTGAAGACCGGAGATCGCAAGGCGCCCTTGCCATCGCCGAGCCTCGGCCTGGTCGCTACACCGGCAGCACGGCCGAATGAGCCTGCGCAGCCCCAAGCGATTGCCGATGACACCCAGCTTCCCTAA